The following is a genomic window from Deltaproteobacteria bacterium.
CCGCCCGGATCGATCGCCGGGATCTGCGGACGGCTCGGAATCGCGGCGGTGCAGCTCCACGGGGACGAACCGGCGGAAGAGGCGTCCCGCCTCCCGTTCTGGCGATTGAAGGCGGTCCACGCAACCCGGCCGGTGGATCTCGAGGCCCTCGCGGCGTATCCGTGCGAGGCGTTTCTGCTGGACGCCGGGGGACCGGGAGGGTACGGCGGAACGGGGGTGCGACTCGCCTGGGAGGGGCTATCGGATCGATTCCCGGGCGCGCTCGCGCGCAACGCGTCTCCGGGAATCGGCAAGCCGTGGGTGCTCGCGGGGGGGTTGACCCCCGAAAACGTCGAGCGGGCCGTGACCCTGGCGAAACCGTTCGCCGTCGACACGGCGTCCGGGGTGGAATCGTCCCCCGGGATCAAGGACCCGGGGAAGGTCGCGGCCTTCATCGAACGGGCGAAAAAGGGGTTCCAGCTTGCGGGAACGTAGGAAGAAAGGATTGCCGGACAAGGCGGGCCACTTCGGCTCCTTCGGGGGGAGGTACGTCGCGGAAACGCTGATGTCGGCGCTCCTCGAGCTGGAAGTCGCATACCGGTCCGCCATCTCCGACCGCCTCTTTCGAAGGGAGCTCGCCTGCCTTCTTCGGGATTACGCGGGACGGCCGACCCCGCTCTACTTCGCCGCCCGCCTGACGGAACGGGTCGGCGGGGCCAGGATCCACATCAAGCGCGAGGACCTGGCGCACACCGGGTCCCACAAGATCAACAACACCCTGGGTCAGGGGCTGCTCGCCCGGAGGATGGGGAAACGCCGGGTGATCGCGGAGACCGGCGCGGGGCAGCACGGCGTCGCGACGGCGACGGTGTGCGCGAAGATGGGGATGGCCTGCGAGGTGTACATGGGGGAGGAGGATGTCCGGCGCCAGGCGCTGAACGTCTTCCGCATGCGGCTCCTCGGCGCGAAGGTGATCCCGGTCGTCTCCGGCAGCCGAACCCTGAAGGACGCGATGAACGAGGCGCTTCGGGACTGGGTCACGAACGTGCGGACCACCTACTACCTGATCGGCTCCACCGCCGGGCCGCACCCGTATCCCCGAATGGTCCGGGACTTCCAGTCGGTGATCGGACGCGAGGCGATCCGCCAGTTCCGGAAGGCGGAAGGGAAGTTGCCGGGCGCGGTGGTCGCGTGCGTCGGAGGGGGGAGCAACGCCATGGGCGTCTTCACCCCGTTCATCCCGCACCCGAAGGTACGCCTCTACGGGGTGGAGGCGGCGGGGCTCGGGCTTTCGTCCGGGAAGCACGGGGCGACGCTTGCGCGCGGCGCGGTGGGAGTCCTCCACGGAAGCAAGTCGTACGTCCTGCAGGACCGGGACGGCCAGATCGTGGACGCGCACTCGATCTCGGCGGGTCTGGATTATCCGGGAGTCGGCCCGGAGCACGCATGGCTCAAGGATTCCGGGAGGGCGCGCTACGTCTCGGTCACCGACTCGCAGGCCCTCGAAGGGTTCGACATGCTCTCGCGTCTCGAGGGGATCCAGCCCGCCCTGGAATCGTCCCATGCGGTCGCCTACGCGGTGTCCCTCGCGCGCAGGATGCCGCGCTCCTCCTCCGTCCTGGTGAACCTCTCCGGGAGAGGGGACAAGGACATGGGGATCCTGATGGAGCGGGAGCGGAAGGGGGATCGGGGATGACGTCGATCGACGCCGCGTTCCGGAGGCTCCGCGACGCCGGCGAAAAGGGGCTGGTCGCCTACCTGACGGCGGGGGATCCGTCCCCCCGGGCGTCCCTCTCCTACCTCCGGT
Proteins encoded in this region:
- a CDS encoding phosphoribosylanthranilate isomerase, with amino-acid sequence MFRIKICGVTNPADAAHAAACGADAIGINFYRGSRRFVPEDSAREIVRAVTERALVVGVFVNEPPGSIAGICGRLGIAAVQLHGDEPAEEASRLPFWRLKAVHATRPVDLEALAAYPCEAFLLDAGGPGGYGGTGVRLAWEGLSDRFPGALARNASPGIGKPWVLAGGLTPENVERAVTLAKPFAVDTASGVESSPGIKDPGKVAAFIERAKKGFQLAGT
- the trpB gene encoding tryptophan synthase subunit beta, with translation MSALLELEVAYRSAISDRLFRRELACLLRDYAGRPTPLYFAARLTERVGGARIHIKREDLAHTGSHKINNTLGQGLLARRMGKRRVIAETGAGQHGVATATVCAKMGMACEVYMGEEDVRRQALNVFRMRLLGAKVIPVVSGSRTLKDAMNEALRDWVTNVRTTYYLIGSTAGPHPYPRMVRDFQSVIGREAIRQFRKAEGKLPGAVVACVGGGSNAMGVFTPFIPHPKVRLYGVEAAGLGLSSGKHGATLARGAVGVLHGSKSYVLQDRDGQIVDAHSISAGLDYPGVGPEHAWLKDSGRARYVSVTDSQALEGFDMLSRLEGIQPALESSHAVAYAVSLARRMPRSSSVLVNLSGRGDKDMGILMERERKGDRG